A portion of the Pomacea canaliculata isolate SZHN2017 linkage group LG13, ASM307304v1, whole genome shotgun sequence genome contains these proteins:
- the LOC112553812 gene encoding uncharacterized protein LOC112553812 → MEHKVKQRSDEWLKLRKSVYLTASKFGDAVGVGLGKPFDFFQSLVSQDEEDTEDELNVSMQSAEQLNNMEHGRRMELVIREAYELLTGNRVMDSGFWIPSKDDPMHGLVGASPDGLVFDGSDSSRILGLVEFKAPVHNLFRKSDGAPGGIPRQYMVQIQGQMAVCGAAWCDFMAICIKTRQVMLKRVFFQPRYWSHISSALKQFCFAMQEAEIMKELGHDVTSGPFAVQLRRQTMQSNPFPAEDIITVQNLLTCMSPALFRGPTRKLLSFDVLVGNPYVLPCNLSKYSHDLLTKIDTEIGQKASVKLKAIKDGDGDIQKPVFCDGFVAEEVVIPDSPDKIVKDANYLFESQDGLEDMIPSSTRRCETQEDELQLIEKSSDIQMSGQRLEKDNCSVAKKSESASQQEISVEVSLLPAADQFTSSLPESSQSSSALKVSTVPSAFPEAPPVRKIRRPRQTEAQKSVQASRQMPASSSVISLPHASGLTPSVQVSGPLSKDKEASSQVTEKSSTAVLLVKSSAKDEWEAAAVGRPLPKTSAETITEPNAALDSSTISSHSSVQDTLPMAAQHSQNATMGAREACAATSCGVGMPVIHIPQTATQPLTAQDSHPPQSSKTLSADGNRSGSLPDEKEVFMRADSELDNKHETQAQSVTENSPDGDILIPGLTLLSKSNQDAIAACHNITPKDTADEKSDLPELVSPSVGEDVSESSKNEDVKETQLDSFSTEKSLKRPFPQRGNIPEETKKIKEDKVPNFGSHSTHMPMEDSVSALGQRRSVHEEQRSANEERRTSLEERSPLKDQIHRPWLNRLDNRTFQQVPGRDPESSFGRAVETEHGPGHFRGPEDSHIPSLLNIRVGGGSGNQRSLPYDRDAERNQTKLERSFHSSKTFDHQRMVADEDFGRRSNPNLDHRVPGFLHDFEGPRRNPREHLGQLPHRDARNLNFLGVDISGGIRQEMGQVSERWRDGGALRLDRSEFLSRDMEPGRGNWIGAPGPQWQSMRQILRPQQSADFGGLRSGWAGSQQLPDNFLGVRRPFDMLSQRNFPEGRERLGQRGNEADFRSDTIRNSAFRGFPPGRRPSEF, encoded by the exons ATGGAACACAAAGTGAAGCAACGCTCTGATGAGTGGCTTAAGCTACGCAAGAGTGTTTATCTTACAGCATCAAAGTTTGGAGATGCTGTAGGGGTAGGGCTAGGAAAGCCATTTGACTTTTTCCAGTCACTTGTGTCGCAAGATGAAGAAGACACAGAAGATGAATTGAATGTTAGCATGCAAAGTGCAGAGCAGCTAAACAACATGGAACATGGGAGGAGAATGGAACTGGTGATACGAGAAGCATATGAACTTCTCACag GGAACAGGGTGATGGACTCAGGATTTTGGATTCCATCAAAAGATGATCCTATGCATGGTCTGGTCGGTGCTTCACCAGATGGTCTGGTGTTTGATGGATCTGATAGCTCCAGGATTCTGGGTTTAGTGGAATTTAAAGCCCCAGTTCACAATTTGTTCCGTAAATCTGATGGGGCACCCGGAGGAATTCCTCGTCAGTATATGGTGCAG ATACAAGGTCAGATGGCAGTTTGTGGTGCTGCCTGGTGTGACTTTATGGCTATCTGCATCAAGACAAGGCAGGTGATGCTGAAGCGTGTATTTTTTCAGCCACGATACTGGAGTCATATTTCTTCTGCCCTCAAACAGTTCTGCTTTGCCATGCAG gaagCTGAGATAATGAAAGAACTGGGGCATGATGTAACAAGTGGCCCATTTGCAGTGCAACTTCGTCGACAGACCATGCAGAGTAACCCATTTCCAGCAGAGGACATTATAACTGTGCAGAATCTACTGACCTGCATGTCACCAGCTCTGTTTCGTGGACCCACACGCAAACTGTTGTCATTTGATGTCCTTGTGGGCAATCCTTATGTCCTACCCTGCAATCTTAGCAAATACAGCCATGATCTACTCACTAAAATTGATACAGAGATTGGCCAGAAAGCATCTGTTAagttaaaagcaataaaagacgGGGATGGAGACATTCAGAAACCTGTGTTTTGTGATGGTTTTGTTGCAGAAGAGGTGGTCATCCCTGATTCACCagataaaattgtaaaagatgcaaattatttgtttgagaGTCAGGATGGCTTGGAGGACATGATACCAAGCAGTACCAGAAGATGTGAAACCCAGGAAGATGAACTTCAGTTAATAGAGAAGTCCAGTGATATTCAAATGTCTGGACAACGCTTAGAGAAAGATAATTGTTCTGTGGCAAAAAAGAGTGAAAGTGCTTCTCAGCAGGAGATATCTGTTGAAGTAAGCTTGCTACCAGCTGCTGATCAGTTTACAAGCAGTCTGCCAGAGTCTAGTCAGAGCAGTTCAGCTCTAAAAGTCTCCACAGTACCATCTGCATTCCCAGAAGCACCTCCCGTCAGAAAAATTAGACGTCCACGTCAGACAGAGGCACAGAAGTCTGTCCAAGCGAGCAGACAGATGCCTGCTTCTTCTTCTGTGATATCCCTTCCACATGCATCAGGGTTGACACCTTCTGTGCAGGTCTCAGGACCATTGTCCAAGGACAAAGAAGCATCATCACAAGTCACAGAAAAGTCTTCAACTGCGGTCTTACTGGTAAAGTCGAGTGCAAAAGATGAATGGGAAGCAGCTGCAGTGGGAAGACCTTTACCAAAGACATCTGCAGAAACTATCACTGAACCCAATGCTGCACTTGACTCAAGCACCATCAGTTCACATTCATCAGTTCAGGACACTTTGCCCATGGCTGCACAACATTCCCAGAATGCAACAATGGGAGCAAGAGAAGCCTGTGCAGCAACTTCGTGTGGTGTGGGAATGCCAGTCATTCATATTCCTCAAACAGCCACACAACCATTGACTGCCCAAGACTCGCATCCACCTCAGTCTAGTAAAACTCTCTCGGCAGATGGCAACAGATCAGGCAGTCTTCCTGACGAGAAAGAAGTTTTTATGAGAGCAGATAGCGAACTTGACAACAAACACGAAACCCAAGCTCAATCCGTGACTGAGAATAGTCCAGATGGGGACATCTTAATCCCTGGCTTGACCTTGctatcaaaatcaaatcaagaTGCAATAGCTGCCTGTCATAATATTACCCCAAAAGACACTGCAGATGAGAAGTCAGACTTGCCTGAGCTTGTTTCCCCTTCGGTAGGAGAGGATGTCAGTGAAAGTAGCAAGAATGAGGATGTGAAGGAAACACAATTGGATTCATTTTCAACTGAGAAATCACTGAAGCGACCTTTTCCTCAGAGAGGCAACATACCAGAAGAAACCAAGAAAATCAAAGAGGATAAAGTACCAAACTTTGGAAGTCACTCCACTCACATGCCCATGGAGGATTCAGTGTCTGCTCTTGGACAGCGAAGATCAGTCCATGAGGAACAGAGATCAGCAAATGAGGAACGAAGGACGTCCCTTGAGGAGCGAAGCCCTTTGAAAGACCAGATACACAGGCCATGGTTGAATAGGCTTGACAACAGAACCTTCCAGCAGGTTCCTGGGAGGGACCCAGAAAGTTCCTTTGGAAGGGCTGTCGAGACTGAGCATGGGCCTGGGCACTTTCGAGGCCCTGAAGATAGTCACATACCCAGTCTGCTGAACATCAGagttggtggtggtagtggaaaTCAACGATCCTTGCCATATGATAGAGATGCAGAAAGAAATCAAACCAAGCTTGAGCGAAGCTTCCATTCAAGCAAGACATTTGATCACCAGCGCATGGTTGCAGACGAGGATTTTGGTCGGCGGTCAAATCCTAACCTTGACCACCGAGTGCCTGGCTTCTTGCATGACTTTGAGGGACCTAGACGGAACCCCAGGGAGCACTTGGGACAGCTGCCCCACAGAGATGCTcgtaatttaaactttttaggTGTTGATATAAGTGGTGGGATAAGGCAAGAGATGGGACAGGTATCAGAGAGGTGGAGAGATGGAGGAGCATTGCGGTTAGATAGATCAGAATTTTTGTCTCGGGATATGGAGCCTGGTAGAGGGAACTGGATAGGAGCACCTGGCCCCCAGTGGCAGTCAATGCGACAAATACTTCGACCACAGCAGTCAGCAGACTTTGGGGGGTTGAGAAGTGGCTGGGCTGGAAGTCAGCAACTGCCTGATAATTTCCTAGGTGTTCGTCGACCTTTCGATATGCTTTCTCAGCGTAATTTTCCAGAGGGAAGGGAACGATTGGGCCAAAGAGGCAATGAAGCAGATTTTAGATCAGATACCATTAGGAATAGTGCATTCCGTGGATTTCCGCCTGGACGACGACCATCTGAATTCTGA
- the LOC112553815 gene encoding mortality factor 4-like protein 1 isoform X1 has translation MPPKTKFQEGEKVLCFHGPLLYEAKCVKCEVKDKQVRYHIHYNGWNKNWDEWVPESRVLKCNEAGLQKQKELMKAHGVQQSQMGKKEISAASKTVHTCTKCKKDFLTEGRLKKHRCSACESCGKVLSSYQRLLGHSCQQQDDDNNDEYSIESDEEKSDSNKSIRSLVQNQDVANAVRKASKGGRKPEKKEKEKEEKEKEKEKEKEKEKDKEEKEKEKKSTPVPSTPSEKKKDKNATATAPSVPATSTLSISSVVAPAAAVAERAPPTSSPAPEPKRKRPRMDATVESEEVFMTRIEVKIKIPDELKPWLVDDWDLITRQKMLVSLPCKNSVNNILDEYIRVKTAKSNVNKDAVIETMAGIKEYFNVMLGTQLLYKFERPQYSEILAEHPDQQMSAIYGATHLLRLFVRLGQMLSYTALDERCVQILLSHIHDFLKYMLKNSSNLFSHSDYVIAPPEYHRKAI, from the exons ATGCCTCCGAAAACCAAATTTCAAGAAG GAGAAAAAGTTCTTTGTTTCCATGGTCCTCTTCTGTATGAAGCTAAG TGCGTTAAATGTGAGGTTAAGGACAAACAAGTTCGCTACCACATACACTACAATGGCTGGAACAAAAA TTGGGATGAATGGGTGCCAGAGAGCCGTGTCCTCAAGTGCAATGAAGCAGGACTACAGAAGCAAAAAGAATTGATGAAAGCCCATGG AGTACAGCAATCTCAAATGGGCAAGAAGGAGATCTCCGCAGCCAGCAAAACAGTCCACACATGCACCAAGTGCAAAAAAGACTTTCTCACTGAGGGCCGGCTGAAAAAACACCGTTGCTCAGCTTGCGAATCCTGTGGGAAGGTTTTGTCCTCATACCAGCGCCTTTTGGGACACTCCTGCCAGCAGCAagacgatgataataatgatgagtaCAGCATTGAAAGTGATGAGGAAAAGTCAGATTCCAACAAGAGTATTCGATCCCTCGTGCAGAACCAAGACGTGGCTAA TGCTGTGAGAAAAGCTAGTAAAGGTGGCCGCAAAccagaaaagaaggaaaaagaaaaagaagaaaaagagaaggagaaagagaaggagaaagaaaaagaaaaggataaagaggagaaggaaaaggagaagaaaagtaCTCCTGTTCCAAGTACAccttcagagaaaaaaaaagacaaaaatgctaCAGCCACAG caccATCTGTACCTGCCACTAGTACATTATCCATATCTTCAGTAGTGGCACCAGCTGCAGCTGTTGCAGAACGTGCACCTCCTacttcttctccagcacctgaACCAAAACGCAAACGGCCTCGCATGGATGCAACAGTGGAGTCA GAGGAAGTGTTCATGACCAGGATAGAGGTGAAGATTAAAATCCCAGATGAATTGAAGCCATGGCTTGTAGATGACTGGGACCTCATCACACGTCAAAAAATG CTTGTGTCGTTGCCATGTAAAAACAGCGTCAACAATATCTTGGATGAGTACATTAGGGTGAAGACAGCCAAAAGTAATGTCAACAA GGATGCTGTGATAGAGACTATGGCAGGAATAAAGGAGTACTTTAACGTCATGCTGGGCACCCAACTACTTTACAAATTTGAGAGACCACAGTATAGTGAA attttagcCGAGCATCCTGACCAACAGATGTCAGCAATCTATGGTGCAACTCACTTGTTGAGGCTTTTTG TGCGCCTTGGACAGATGCTCTCCTATACAGCACTGGATGAGCGATGTGTTCAAATTCTTCTGTCACACATTCATGACTTTCTCAA ATATATGCTGAAAAATTCTTCAAACCTGTTCAGCCACAGCGACTATGTGATTGCTCCCCCGGAGTACCACCGCAAAGCGATCTAA
- the LOC112553815 gene encoding mortality factor 4-like protein 1 isoform X2, translated as MPPKTKFQEGEKVLCFHGPLLYEAKCVKCEVKDKQVRYHIHYNGWNKNWDEWVPESRVLKCNEAGLQKQKELMKAHGAVRKASKGGRKPEKKEKEKEEKEKEKEKEKEKEKDKEEKEKEKKSTPVPSTPSEKKKDKNATATAPSVPATSTLSISSVVAPAAAVAERAPPTSSPAPEPKRKRPRMDATVESEEVFMTRIEVKIKIPDELKPWLVDDWDLITRQKMLVSLPCKNSVNNILDEYIRVKTAKSNVNKDAVIETMAGIKEYFNVMLGTQLLYKFERPQYSEILAEHPDQQMSAIYGATHLLRLFVRLGQMLSYTALDERCVQILLSHIHDFLKYMLKNSSNLFSHSDYVIAPPEYHRKAI; from the exons ATGCCTCCGAAAACCAAATTTCAAGAAG GAGAAAAAGTTCTTTGTTTCCATGGTCCTCTTCTGTATGAAGCTAAG TGCGTTAAATGTGAGGTTAAGGACAAACAAGTTCGCTACCACATACACTACAATGGCTGGAACAAAAA TTGGGATGAATGGGTGCCAGAGAGCCGTGTCCTCAAGTGCAATGAAGCAGGACTACAGAAGCAAAAAGAATTGATGAAAGCCCATGG TGCTGTGAGAAAAGCTAGTAAAGGTGGCCGCAAAccagaaaagaaggaaaaagaaaaagaagaaaaagagaaggagaaagagaaggagaaagaaaaagaaaaggataaagaggagaaggaaaaggagaagaaaagtaCTCCTGTTCCAAGTACAccttcagagaaaaaaaaagacaaaaatgctaCAGCCACAG caccATCTGTACCTGCCACTAGTACATTATCCATATCTTCAGTAGTGGCACCAGCTGCAGCTGTTGCAGAACGTGCACCTCCTacttcttctccagcacctgaACCAAAACGCAAACGGCCTCGCATGGATGCAACAGTGGAGTCA GAGGAAGTGTTCATGACCAGGATAGAGGTGAAGATTAAAATCCCAGATGAATTGAAGCCATGGCTTGTAGATGACTGGGACCTCATCACACGTCAAAAAATG CTTGTGTCGTTGCCATGTAAAAACAGCGTCAACAATATCTTGGATGAGTACATTAGGGTGAAGACAGCCAAAAGTAATGTCAACAA GGATGCTGTGATAGAGACTATGGCAGGAATAAAGGAGTACTTTAACGTCATGCTGGGCACCCAACTACTTTACAAATTTGAGAGACCACAGTATAGTGAA attttagcCGAGCATCCTGACCAACAGATGTCAGCAATCTATGGTGCAACTCACTTGTTGAGGCTTTTTG TGCGCCTTGGACAGATGCTCTCCTATACAGCACTGGATGAGCGATGTGTTCAAATTCTTCTGTCACACATTCATGACTTTCTCAA ATATATGCTGAAAAATTCTTCAAACCTGTTCAGCCACAGCGACTATGTGATTGCTCCCCCGGAGTACCACCGCAAAGCGATCTAA